In the Streptomyces fradiae ATCC 10745 = DSM 40063 genome, one interval contains:
- a CDS encoding TetR/AcrR family transcriptional regulator, giving the protein MSSPTLSRRVIVAAAVRIADAEGVAALSMRRLAAELGSGVMSLYRHVANKDALLTEITRAACEEHPYPEPAPPDWRDAMRLAARLDWEVYCTHPWALVTSSSARHFSDTSCLDWMVDALADLTDDPDLARSFSIAVWSYVQGVCIQHVAQQLLSAGESPEQSPLRATEEDFETGLETLLDGMELRAARAASEGGPEKLSPRAFPPLAVR; this is encoded by the coding sequence ATGAGTTCACCAACCTTGTCGCGCAGGGTGATCGTGGCGGCCGCCGTTCGCATCGCCGACGCGGAGGGCGTGGCGGCCCTCTCGATGCGTCGCCTCGCGGCCGAGCTGGGGTCGGGCGTCATGTCGCTCTACCGCCACGTGGCGAACAAGGACGCCCTGCTCACCGAGATCACCCGGGCGGCGTGCGAGGAGCACCCCTACCCGGAGCCGGCGCCCCCGGACTGGCGGGACGCGATGCGGCTCGCCGCGCGGCTCGACTGGGAGGTGTACTGCACCCACCCGTGGGCGCTGGTCACCTCCAGCTCCGCCCGGCACTTCTCGGACACCTCGTGCCTGGACTGGATGGTCGACGCGCTCGCCGACCTCACCGACGACCCCGACCTGGCACGGTCCTTCTCGATCGCCGTGTGGTCGTACGTGCAGGGCGTGTGCATCCAGCACGTGGCCCAGCAGCTCCTCTCCGCCGGGGAGTCACCCGAGCAGTCGCCGCTCCGGGCCACCGAGGAGGACTTCGAGACGGGCCTCGAGACCCTGCTGGACGGCATGGAGCTGCGGGCGGCGCGCGCCGCGTCGGAGGGCGGCCCGGAGAAGCTCTCCCCCCGCGCCTTCCCGCCCCTCGCCGTACGCTGA
- a CDS encoding SDR family NAD(P)-dependent oxidoreductase gives MNSDLLNGKVVLVTGASSGIGAAAARVFAREGAAVVLAARREERLAALVEELTAKGAEARYAVCDVTDPGDAARAVRTAVTAYGRLDGAFNNAGVGGDRTPLHLMSDDVYDTVMDVNVRGVWNCLRHEIAAMLPHGGGAIVNNSSVAGLVAIPAAAPYVAAKHAVIGLTRAAADEYARQGVRVNAVAPGTTRSEITEGWFRRNPGLERTVNAMTPQNRTAEPEEIAAAAAWLLSDRCPFLTGTVLPVDGGFVNQ, from the coding sequence ATGAACAGTGATCTTCTCAACGGCAAGGTCGTCCTGGTCACCGGAGCGAGCAGCGGCATAGGCGCCGCCGCCGCCAGGGTGTTCGCCCGGGAGGGTGCCGCGGTCGTCCTCGCCGCCCGCCGCGAGGAGCGGCTGGCCGCCCTGGTGGAGGAGCTGACGGCGAAGGGCGCCGAGGCCCGTTACGCCGTCTGCGACGTGACCGATCCCGGGGACGCCGCCCGCGCGGTCCGGACGGCCGTCACCGCGTACGGCCGGCTCGACGGGGCGTTCAACAACGCCGGAGTCGGGGGCGACCGCACCCCGCTGCACCTGATGTCCGACGACGTCTACGACACCGTCATGGACGTCAACGTCCGGGGCGTCTGGAACTGCCTGCGCCACGAGATCGCCGCCATGCTCCCGCATGGCGGCGGAGCGATCGTCAACAACAGCAGTGTGGCCGGGCTCGTGGCGATCCCCGCCGCCGCCCCGTACGTCGCCGCCAAGCACGCGGTGATCGGCCTGACCCGGGCGGCGGCCGACGAGTACGCCCGCCAGGGCGTCCGGGTCAACGCCGTCGCCCCCGGCACCACCCGCAGCGAGATCACCGAGGGCTGGTTCCGGCGCAACCCGGGCCTGGAGCGGACCGTGAACGCGATGACGCCCCAGAACCGCACGGCCGAACCGGAGGAGATCGCCGCGGCGGCCGCCTGGCTGCTGAGCGACCGCTGCCCGTTCCTGACCGGGACGGTGCTGCCCGTGGACGGCGGTTTCGTCAACCAGTGA
- a CDS encoding ScbA/BarX family gamma-butyrolactone biosynthesis protein, whose amino-acid sequence MLYDTTLDPRPSAPPGLGAYAHIRREEHLLVTGWERAARHEFDLDLVWPAVQGDLPYDPRVLAQTIRQTGLVVAHGAYDVPLTHQTVLSALSFALPACPPLPRGRTTSARVRVAVDEGEAGRRTRRTLRMTFHVQVDGATLARAESEFGWIPERVYERLRGVRRHVEWGAWPVPDPVDARTVGRTRPAEVVLAAADRPGRWLLRNDVGDHQLFDHPVDHVPGLALLEAADQAARALCFPRSPAAGRVDALYRRYVEFDLPCLIEAEPLADPGAVRVTGTQDGEEAFRVDFRP is encoded by the coding sequence ATGTTGTACGACACCACGCTCGACCCGCGCCCATCCGCTCCACCGGGCCTCGGGGCCTACGCCCACATCCGGCGCGAGGAGCACCTGCTCGTCACGGGCTGGGAGCGCGCGGCCCGCCACGAGTTCGACCTGGACCTCGTGTGGCCCGCCGTCCAGGGCGACTTACCGTACGACCCGCGCGTCCTCGCGCAGACGATCCGGCAGACGGGTCTGGTCGTCGCGCACGGCGCCTACGACGTGCCGCTGACCCACCAGACCGTGCTCAGCGCCCTGAGCTTCGCCCTGCCCGCCTGCCCGCCGCTGCCCCGCGGCCGGACGACGTCCGCGCGCGTGCGGGTCGCGGTGGACGAGGGCGAGGCCGGCCGGCGCACCCGGCGCACGCTCCGCATGACCTTCCACGTCCAGGTGGACGGCGCCACGCTGGCCCGAGCCGAGAGCGAGTTCGGCTGGATCCCCGAGCGGGTGTACGAGCGCCTGCGCGGCGTCCGCCGGCACGTCGAGTGGGGCGCCTGGCCGGTCCCCGACCCCGTCGACGCGCGGACGGTGGGGCGCACCCGGCCCGCGGAGGTGGTCCTGGCGGCCGCCGACCGCCCCGGCCGCTGGCTGCTGCGCAACGACGTCGGCGACCACCAGCTCTTCGACCACCCGGTCGACCACGTGCCGGGGCTCGCCCTGCTGGAGGCCGCCGACCAGGCGGCGCGCGCCCTGTGCTTCCCGCGGTCGCCGGCGGCGGGGCGCGTCGACGCCCTCTACCGGCGCTACGTCGAGTTCGACCTGCCGTGCCTGATCGAGGCCGAGCCGCTCGCCGACCCGGGCGCCGTGCGCGTGACCGGTACGCAGGACGGGGAGGAGGCGTTCCGGGTCGACTTCCGCCCCTGA
- a CDS encoding aminotransferase class IV family protein, with the protein MTTPLTPSSAPGSAPAPTSSPTSAPPSSPAPPPALLPAVARLDGREATAADLAPLAFAGYAHFTAMQVRGGRVRGLDLHLDRLRHGSMELFGRALPDERVRDLLRDALRDAPADLSLTATAYSPAGEFSAAGPGDEPGLLVRTAPPASGPRGPLALTVVEHERFLPEVKHVGEPAKTYFLRRAADLGADEVAFTDRRGRLSEASIWNLAFWDGSAVVWPRAGMLTGVTMGVVRRRLDGLGIAQREREITPGDLPELAGAAVLNSWTPGVAVHRIGAVALPEAPDFVALLHRAYEAEPPVRP; encoded by the coding sequence ATGACGACTCCCCTGACGCCCTCCTCCGCACCTGGCTCGGCGCCTGCCCCGACGTCCTCCCCGACATCCGCCCCGCCCTCTTCACCGGCCCCTCCGCCGGCCCTCCTCCCGGCCGTCGCCCGGCTCGACGGCCGCGAGGCCACCGCCGCCGACCTGGCCCCGCTCGCCTTCGCCGGCTACGCCCACTTCACCGCCATGCAGGTCCGCGGCGGCCGCGTGCGCGGACTCGACCTCCACCTCGACCGGCTGCGGCACGGGTCGATGGAACTGTTCGGCCGCGCCCTGCCGGACGAGCGGGTACGGGACCTCCTGCGCGACGCCCTGCGGGACGCCCCGGCCGACCTCTCGCTGACGGCGACGGCCTACTCGCCGGCCGGCGAGTTCAGCGCGGCGGGGCCCGGCGACGAACCGGGGCTCCTCGTCCGCACCGCCCCGCCCGCCTCCGGCCCCCGGGGTCCGCTGGCGCTGACGGTGGTGGAGCACGAGCGGTTCCTGCCGGAGGTCAAGCACGTGGGCGAACCCGCCAAGACCTACTTCCTGCGCCGCGCCGCCGACCTGGGCGCCGACGAGGTCGCCTTCACCGACCGCCGCGGGCGGCTGAGCGAGGCGTCCATCTGGAACCTCGCCTTCTGGGACGGGTCCGCCGTGGTGTGGCCACGGGCCGGCATGCTGACCGGGGTCACCATGGGCGTCGTGCGGCGGCGGCTCGACGGGCTCGGCATCGCCCAGCGGGAGCGGGAGATCACCCCCGGCGACCTGCCGGAGCTTGCGGGGGCGGCCGTGCTGAACTCCTGGACGCCGGGCGTCGCGGTGCACCGGATCGGAGCGGTTGCGCTGCCCGAGGCCCCGGACTTCGTGGCGCTGCTCCATCGCGCCTACGAGGCCGAACCGCCCGTTCGGCCGTAG
- a CDS encoding ScbR family autoregulator-binding transcription factor, with the protein MQDRAAKTCRRLIRSAAEVFDRNGFTGSSVGRICAVAQVSHGAMHFHFRSKQALGEAVESCAAEILRGVTGPVPDRHPAPLQLLVDVSHALARRLSDDPVLRAGFGLARDPAWSNGECLWQHWREWVRGLLDLAGREDQLAPGVDLDDAALAITAVMAGLEELRRRPVRPSEQTVTPFWRLVLPQLAAEGIRDRLAPEGGPPSGDERRSRDERGSDAPGASEGAPRRPRRGCGVG; encoded by the coding sequence ATGCAGGACCGTGCCGCGAAGACCTGTCGACGCCTGATCCGATCCGCCGCCGAGGTCTTCGACCGGAACGGGTTCACGGGCTCCTCCGTCGGGCGGATCTGCGCCGTGGCCCAGGTCAGCCATGGCGCGATGCACTTCCACTTCCGGAGCAAGCAGGCGCTCGGCGAGGCGGTCGAGTCGTGCGCCGCCGAGATCCTGCGGGGAGTCACCGGACCCGTGCCCGACCGGCACCCCGCGCCGCTGCAGCTGCTGGTGGACGTCTCGCACGCGCTGGCCCGGCGGCTCTCCGACGATCCGGTGCTGCGGGCCGGCTTCGGCCTCGCGCGCGATCCGGCGTGGTCGAACGGGGAGTGCCTGTGGCAGCACTGGCGGGAGTGGGTGCGCGGGCTGCTCGACCTGGCCGGGCGGGAGGACCAGCTGGCTCCCGGCGTGGACCTGGACGACGCGGCCCTGGCGATCACCGCGGTGATGGCGGGACTGGAGGAGCTGCGGCGGCGCCCGGTCCGGCCCTCGGAGCAGACGGTGACGCCCTTCTGGCGTCTGGTACTGCCCCAGCTGGCCGCCGAGGGGATACGGGACCGGCTGGCCCCGGAGGGCGGCCCGCCCTCCGGCGACGAGAGGCGGTCGCGGGACGAGCGGGGCTCGGACGCGCCGGGAGCCTCGGAGGGCGCGCCGCGCCGTCCGAGGCGAGGCTGCGGCGTGGGCTGA
- the car gene encoding carboxylic acid reductase — protein sequence MVASVMERHADRPVIGERVKEFARDDETGRTVIRLLPRYETTSYQELWARVRSVASDWHHHPSHALTAGERVALLGFTSRDYTTVDLACIHLGAVAVPLQTSAAPAQLRSIVAETEPAVVAASLERMDAAVDLVRDSPSVRRLVVFDHHPEADDHREAYDAARARLAEARPDVLVEPLTEIVRRGAGLPEAPLFAAPEGEDPLAMLIYTSGSTGTPKGAMYTERLAAAMWGGAWAKLFDETYAVTFHYMPMSHVAGHSSLKATMVRGGASYFTASSDLSTFFEDIALARPTELSLVPRVCEMIHQRFRSEVDRRTAAGADPAAAEAEVRADIRDNVLGGRVTWASCASAPLSAELTAFTESLLGLELHNVYGSTEAAGVSVDGVLLRPPVTDYKLADVPELGYFRTDSPHPRGELLLKTDVIIPGYYKQPELTAELFDEDGYYRTGDIVAELEPDRIAIVDRRKNVLKLSQGEFVATSRLEAVFAASPLVRQIFVYGNSERSYLLAVVVPTPDALRAADGDERALRRALGTSLQELARESGLNSYEIPRDLLVETEPFSQANGLLSDHRKLLWPRLVERYGERLEQLYADTAAREDEELREIRRTGADRPVLETVQRAARALLGGSAAAIGPDARFRDLGGDSLSAVSFSALLQETFGVRVPVDVVISPASDLRHLAEYIEGRRGAADRPTFASVHGEGATEVHAKDLTLDAFVDASTLAAARTLPRAHDEPRTVLLTGASGWLGRFLVLQWLERLAPSGGRVVALVRGRDAEAARRRLDAAFDSGDPELRRAYETLAEGRLEVVAGDMAAPGLGLDEAVWERLADEVDLVVHAGALVNHVLPYPELFEANVVGTAELIRLALTRRLKPFTYISSVAVATSLPGGAALDEDSDVRDALPVQPVDGGYAGGYAASKWAGEVLLREAHDLCGLPVTTFRSNMILAHSRYGGQLNVPDMFSRLLFSVLATGIAPRTFYRGDAARAHYDGLPVDFTAAAVVALGGETGRADTYRTFSLVNPNDDGVGLDTFVDWLTEAGHRVERLDDYADWYARFEAAMRALPEAQRRHSALPILHGFREPEEPVPGSVIPSDRFRAAVRAGGVGGYRDIPGLDRPLLAKYAQDLTSLASSAGVVTRA from the coding sequence GTGGTGGCATCTGTCATGGAGCGCCACGCCGACCGGCCCGTGATCGGCGAGCGCGTGAAGGAGTTCGCGCGTGACGACGAGACGGGCCGGACCGTGATCCGGCTGCTGCCCCGCTACGAGACGACCAGCTACCAGGAGCTGTGGGCGCGGGTGAGGAGCGTGGCGAGCGACTGGCACCACCACCCCTCCCACGCGCTGACCGCCGGTGAGCGCGTCGCCCTGCTCGGCTTCACCAGCCGCGACTACACGACCGTCGACCTCGCCTGCATCCATCTCGGCGCGGTCGCCGTCCCGTTGCAGACCAGCGCCGCGCCCGCACAGCTGCGCTCCATCGTCGCGGAGACCGAGCCGGCCGTCGTCGCGGCGAGCCTGGAGCGGATGGACGCCGCGGTCGACCTGGTACGCGACAGCCCGTCGGTGCGGCGGCTCGTCGTCTTCGACCACCACCCCGAGGCGGACGACCACCGCGAGGCGTACGACGCCGCACGCGCGCGCCTGGCCGAGGCCCGGCCCGACGTGCTCGTGGAACCGCTCACGGAGATCGTGCGGCGGGGCGCCGGCCTGCCCGAGGCCCCGCTGTTCGCCGCGCCCGAGGGCGAGGACCCGCTCGCCATGCTCATCTACACCTCCGGGAGCACCGGCACCCCCAAGGGCGCCATGTACACCGAGCGGCTGGCCGCCGCGATGTGGGGCGGCGCCTGGGCGAAGCTGTTCGACGAGACGTACGCCGTCACCTTCCACTACATGCCCATGAGTCACGTGGCCGGGCACTCCTCGCTGAAGGCCACCATGGTCCGCGGCGGCGCCAGCTACTTCACCGCGAGCAGCGACCTGTCGACCTTCTTCGAGGACATCGCCCTGGCCCGGCCCACCGAGCTGTCCCTGGTGCCCCGCGTCTGCGAGATGATCCACCAGCGCTTCCGCAGCGAGGTGGACCGGCGCACCGCGGCCGGCGCCGACCCGGCGGCCGCCGAGGCGGAGGTCCGCGCCGACATCCGGGACAACGTCCTCGGCGGGCGCGTCACCTGGGCCAGCTGCGCCTCCGCCCCGCTGTCCGCCGAACTGACCGCGTTCACCGAGTCGCTGCTCGGCCTCGAACTGCACAACGTCTACGGCTCCACGGAGGCGGCCGGCGTCTCGGTCGACGGCGTGCTGCTGCGCCCTCCGGTGACCGACTACAAGCTCGCCGACGTCCCCGAGCTGGGCTACTTCCGCACCGACTCGCCCCACCCGCGCGGCGAACTGCTCCTGAAGACCGACGTCATCATCCCCGGCTACTACAAGCAGCCCGAGCTGACGGCGGAACTGTTCGACGAGGACGGCTACTACCGCACCGGCGACATCGTCGCCGAGCTGGAACCCGACCGGATCGCCATCGTGGACCGCCGCAAGAACGTCCTGAAGCTGTCGCAGGGCGAGTTCGTCGCCACCTCCCGGCTGGAGGCCGTCTTCGCCGCGAGCCCCCTGGTCCGGCAGATCTTCGTCTACGGCAACAGCGAGCGCTCCTACCTCCTCGCCGTGGTCGTCCCCACCCCCGACGCGCTGCGCGCGGCGGACGGCGACGAGCGGGCGCTGCGGCGCGCCCTGGGCACCTCGCTCCAGGAGCTGGCGCGGGAGAGCGGCCTCAACTCGTACGAGATACCGCGCGACCTCCTCGTCGAGACCGAACCGTTCAGCCAGGCCAACGGCCTGCTCTCGGACCATCGCAAGCTGCTGTGGCCGCGCCTGGTGGAGCGCTACGGCGAGCGGCTGGAGCAGCTGTACGCCGACACCGCCGCCCGCGAGGACGAGGAGCTGCGGGAGATCCGCCGCACCGGCGCGGACCGGCCGGTGCTGGAGACCGTCCAGCGGGCCGCGAGAGCCCTGCTCGGCGGCTCCGCGGCCGCCATCGGGCCCGACGCCCGCTTCCGCGACCTGGGCGGCGACTCGCTGTCCGCGGTGTCCTTCTCCGCCCTGCTCCAGGAGACCTTCGGCGTCCGCGTCCCGGTCGACGTGGTCATCAGCCCCGCCTCCGACCTGCGGCACCTCGCCGAGTACATCGAGGGCCGGCGCGGCGCCGCCGACCGGCCGACCTTCGCCTCGGTGCACGGCGAGGGCGCGACCGAGGTCCACGCCAAGGACCTCACCCTGGACGCGTTCGTCGACGCGTCCACCCTCGCCGCCGCACGGACGCTGCCCCGCGCGCACGACGAGCCGCGGACCGTGCTGCTGACCGGCGCGAGCGGCTGGCTGGGCCGCTTCCTCGTCCTCCAGTGGCTGGAGCGGCTGGCCCCGTCCGGCGGGCGCGTGGTCGCCCTGGTGCGCGGCAGGGACGCCGAGGCGGCCCGGCGGCGGCTGGACGCCGCCTTCGACAGCGGCGACCCCGAGCTGCGGCGGGCCTACGAGACGCTGGCCGAGGGCCGGCTGGAGGTCGTCGCCGGCGACATGGCCGCGCCGGGCCTGGGCCTGGACGAGGCCGTCTGGGAGCGGCTCGCCGACGAGGTGGACCTCGTCGTCCACGCCGGCGCGCTCGTCAACCACGTCCTGCCCTACCCGGAGCTGTTCGAGGCGAACGTCGTCGGCACCGCCGAGCTGATCCGGCTCGCGCTCACCCGCCGCCTGAAGCCCTTCACCTACATCTCCAGCGTGGCGGTCGCCACCTCCCTGCCCGGAGGGGCCGCGCTCGACGAGGACAGCGACGTCCGCGACGCCCTGCCGGTCCAGCCGGTCGACGGCGGCTACGCCGGCGGGTACGCGGCCAGCAAGTGGGCCGGCGAGGTGCTGCTGCGGGAGGCGCACGACCTGTGCGGGCTGCCGGTGACCACCTTCCGCTCCAACATGATCCTCGCGCACAGCAGGTACGGCGGACAGCTCAACGTCCCCGACATGTTCAGCCGCCTGCTGTTCAGCGTGCTCGCCACCGGCATCGCGCCGCGCACCTTCTACCGGGGCGACGCGGCGCGGGCCCACTACGACGGACTGCCCGTCGACTTCACCGCGGCGGCCGTCGTCGCCCTGGGCGGCGAGACCGGGCGGGCCGACACGTACCGCACCTTCAGCCTGGTCAACCCCAACGACGACGGCGTGGGCCTCGACACCTTCGTCGACTGGCTGACCGAAGCCGGCCACCGCGTCGAGCGGTTGGACGACTACGCGGACTGGTACGCGCGGTTCGAGGCGGCGATGCGCGCCCTGCCCGAGGCGCAGCGGCGGCACTCGGCCCTGCCGATCCTGCACGGCTTCCGCGAGCCCGAGGAGCCGGTGCCCGGATCGGTCATCCCCTCCGACCGGTTCCGCGCCGCCGTGCGGGCGGGCGGGGTCGGAGGGTACCGGGACATCCCCGGTCTCGACCGTCCCCTCCTCGCCAAGTACGCGCAGGACCTGACGAGTCTGGCGTCCTCCGCGGGGGTAGTCACCCGGGCATGA
- a CDS encoding ScbR family autoregulator-binding transcription factor: MACQQRAIRTRDSILETVAGLFNEVGYEAATIASLVERTGLTRGALYFHFPTKEAMARGVLAHAVTREGISPQEYKLQEWVDLGLVLAYRLPREPLLRAAVQLSVDPKARSLFGTRWPDWIDVGQDLLGEAKKRGELLPHAVPEEIARLVVGAWTGVQLVTETLPDSPGLAEEIARLYQLILPNVASPGVLAKLDTSPHRPERLLRPSEGPDAPGA, encoded by the coding sequence GTGGCGTGTCAACAGCGTGCGATCCGCACGCGCGATTCCATCCTGGAGACCGTGGCGGGCCTCTTCAACGAAGTCGGCTACGAGGCCGCCACCATCGCCTCGCTCGTCGAGCGCACCGGACTGACCAGGGGCGCCCTCTACTTCCACTTCCCGACCAAGGAGGCCATGGCGCGCGGGGTCCTCGCCCACGCCGTGACCCGAGAGGGCATCAGCCCGCAGGAGTACAAGCTCCAGGAGTGGGTCGACCTCGGACTCGTCCTCGCCTACCGGCTGCCGCGGGAGCCGCTGCTGCGCGCCGCCGTCCAGCTCTCCGTCGACCCGAAGGCGCGCAGCCTCTTCGGCACCCGCTGGCCCGACTGGATCGACGTCGGCCAGGACCTGCTCGGCGAGGCCAAGAAGCGCGGCGAGCTGCTGCCGCACGCCGTGCCCGAGGAGATAGCGCGGCTGGTCGTCGGCGCCTGGACCGGGGTGCAGCTGGTGACCGAGACGCTGCCGGACAGCCCCGGACTGGCCGAGGAGATCGCCCGGCTCTACCAGCTGATCCTGCCGAACGTCGCCAGCCCCGGCGTCCTCGCCAAGCTCGACACCTCCCCGCACCGGCCCGAACGCCTCCTGCGCCCCTCGGAAGGGCCCGACGCCCCCGGCGCGTGA
- a CDS encoding MFS transporter — protein MDGSVLYLAMPSITSAITPTTDQALWILDIYGFVVSSLLIAFGNLGDRYGRLKFLLSGAVVFGIGSVGAAFSPNPEILIACRALMGLGGATLLPASLAIISSLFHNPRQRSQAIGIFAATFAAGFAVGPVIGGLLLSRFDWGSVFLINIPVVVLFLAFAPVLLKEVRTSNPGRVDALSVVLSAVGILLAVYAVKTLAAEGFSPTPVVTGLAGVAILVWFVRRQLTLEYPLLDLRLFKDHVFTVAILTGLLSLVAWAAAGYLTGVYLQSVLGYSVLMAAVLVLPGAAVLTVSCVGASGVVERIGMRSALIASHFFMGLGLLLLLLTTTEYGVAAFIASSVITGVGYGFSFSLVADTAVAAVPPERAGSAASLAEMSNELGNALGISLLGSLAAVFFRLTGPGVAGTLDETLDSPGISAGAVAEAKDAFLGGMHLAIGVASLLCLALGVLALRWVPKETGAPQEEAEAVAH, from the coding sequence ATGGACGGCTCCGTCCTCTACCTCGCGATGCCGAGCATCACCTCCGCCATCACCCCCACCACCGACCAGGCCCTGTGGATCCTCGACATCTACGGCTTCGTGGTCTCGTCCCTGCTCATCGCCTTCGGCAACCTCGGTGACCGGTACGGCCGGCTGAAGTTCCTGCTGTCCGGCGCGGTCGTCTTCGGCATCGGCTCGGTGGGCGCCGCCTTCTCGCCCAACCCCGAGATCCTCATCGCCTGCCGCGCGCTCATGGGACTCGGCGGCGCGACGCTGCTGCCGGCCAGCCTGGCCATCATCAGCAGCCTCTTCCACAACCCGAGGCAGCGCTCCCAGGCCATCGGCATCTTCGCGGCCACCTTCGCCGCCGGGTTCGCCGTCGGCCCGGTCATCGGCGGCCTGCTGCTCAGCAGGTTCGACTGGGGCTCGGTCTTCCTGATCAACATCCCGGTCGTCGTGCTGTTCCTGGCCTTCGCGCCGGTGCTGCTGAAGGAGGTGCGCACGAGCAACCCCGGTCGTGTGGACGCCCTCAGCGTCGTCCTGTCCGCCGTCGGCATCCTGCTGGCGGTCTACGCGGTCAAGACGCTGGCGGCGGAGGGCTTCTCCCCCACGCCGGTCGTCACCGGGCTCGCCGGCGTCGCGATCCTGGTGTGGTTCGTGCGCCGGCAGCTGACACTGGAGTACCCGCTCCTGGACCTGCGCCTGTTCAAGGACCACGTCTTCACCGTCGCGATCCTCACCGGCCTGCTGTCGCTGGTCGCGTGGGCGGCCGCCGGCTACCTCACCGGCGTCTACCTCCAGTCCGTCCTCGGCTACAGCGTCCTCATGGCGGCCGTGCTGGTGCTCCCGGGGGCGGCCGTGCTCACCGTCTCCTGCGTCGGCGCCAGCGGGGTGGTGGAGCGGATCGGCATGCGGTCCGCGCTGATCGCCTCGCACTTCTTCATGGGCCTCGGGCTGCTGCTCCTGCTGCTGACGACCACCGAGTACGGCGTGGCCGCGTTCATCGCGTCCTCCGTCATCACCGGTGTCGGCTACGGCTTCTCCTTCAGCCTCGTGGCGGACACGGCGGTCGCCGCGGTGCCGCCCGAGCGGGCCGGGTCGGCCGCGTCGCTCGCGGAGATGAGCAACGAGCTGGGCAACGCGCTCGGCATCTCCCTGCTCGGCTCGCTGGCGGCGGTGTTCTTCCGGCTCACCGGCCCCGGTGTGGCGGGCACGCTCGACGAGACGCTCGACAGCCCGGGCATCTCCGCGGGCGCCGTCGCCGAGGCCAAGGACGCCTTCCTCGGCGGGATGCACCTGGCGATCGGGGTGGCGAGCCTGCTCTGCCTGGCCCTGGGCGTCCTCGCCCTGCGCTGGGTGCCGAAGGAGACGGGCGCCCCGCAGGAGGAGGCCGAGGCCGTCGCCCACTGA
- a CDS encoding IS701 family transposase codes for MRDLGDDRRHESGTGDGGPLTAAEAAVLRGLLASLPLNGQRLKAERYVRGLLSVRGRKTLRSVAAQFDGASAQQSVHHFISASPWDWTPVRHDLARHAQRALAAQAWVIGTTLIPKTGPHSVGADPQQTPLGTVNGQCTVGAWLASERAAVPVDWQLRLSARWTADPLRSRASVPEDAAADTVETCVRRAVAGLAEIRGVPRLPVVVDVPEAGGMPLVRILAAAGRPFAVRVSPSLPVRIDRWELPAYGDLLRTAGDLAESLPHLRQQVNPGDGSTTVAAVPVVASPRRREPMTLLGEWCPERRAFPRLWLTGRDPSGVAAALRLTRLTAVVERDLVEVSDRVGVRDFGGRSFPGWHRHITLASVAHLMAVSARGHRGAVARDRSPAQERDYRPVI; via the coding sequence ATGCGGGATCTGGGCGACGACCGAAGACACGAGAGCGGCACCGGCGACGGGGGGCCGCTGACGGCGGCGGAGGCCGCGGTCCTGCGCGGACTGCTCGCATCCCTCCCCCTCAACGGGCAGCGGCTGAAGGCGGAGCGCTATGTGCGCGGGCTGCTGTCCGTACGCGGGCGCAAGACGCTGCGGAGCGTCGCGGCGCAGTTCGACGGGGCCTCGGCGCAGCAGAGCGTGCACCACTTCATCAGCGCCTCGCCCTGGGACTGGACGCCCGTCCGGCACGACCTGGCCCGGCACGCGCAGCGCGCGCTGGCCGCGCAGGCGTGGGTGATCGGCACCACCCTGATCCCCAAGACGGGCCCGCACTCGGTCGGCGCGGACCCCCAGCAGACCCCGCTCGGCACCGTGAACGGCCAGTGCACGGTGGGGGCCTGGCTGGCGTCGGAGCGGGCGGCGGTCCCGGTGGACTGGCAGCTGCGGCTGTCGGCCCGCTGGACGGCCGACCCGCTGCGAAGCCGGGCGAGCGTCCCGGAGGACGCCGCGGCCGACACGGTCGAGACCTGTGTACGGCGGGCCGTGGCCGGCCTCGCGGAGATCCGGGGGGTGCCGCGACTGCCCGTGGTCGTGGACGTCCCGGAGGCGGGCGGCATGCCGCTCGTACGGATCCTGGCGGCGGCGGGGCGGCCGTTCGCGGTGCGGGTGAGCCCGTCCCTCCCGGTCCGGATCGACCGCTGGGAGCTCCCCGCCTACGGGGACCTGCTGCGCACCGCCGGCGACCTGGCCGAGTCGCTGCCGCACCTGCGGCAGCAGGTGAACCCCGGCGACGGCTCGACGACGGTGGCGGCGGTCCCCGTGGTGGCGTCCCCGAGGCGCCGGGAGCCGATGACGCTGCTCGGCGAGTGGTGCCCCGAGCGGCGCGCCTTCCCCCGGCTGTGGCTGACCGGACGGGACCCCTCCGGCGTCGCCGCCGCGCTGCGGCTCACCCGGCTGACCGCCGTGGTGGAGCGCGACCTCGTGGAGGTCTCCGACCGGGTCGGCGTGCGGGACTTCGGAGGGCGCTCGTTCCCCGGCTGGCACCGGCACATCACGCTGGCCTCCGTGGCCCATCTGATGGCGGTCTCGGCCCGCGGGCACCGGGGAGCGGTGGCGCGCGACCGGTCGCCCGCGCAAGAACGGGACTACCGTCCGGTAATTTGA